In the genome of Lynx canadensis isolate LIC74 chromosome X, mLynCan4.pri.v2, whole genome shotgun sequence, one region contains:
- the LOC115507459 gene encoding 40S ribosomal protein S27-like, with the protein MRKHKKKCLVQSPNSYFMDVKCPGCYKITTIFSHTRTVVLCVGCSTVLCQPTGGKARLTEG; encoded by the coding sequence ATGAGGAAGCATAAGAAGAAGTGCCTGGTGCAGAGCCCCAACTCCTACTTCATGGATGTGAAGTGCCCAGGATGCTACAAAATCACCACCATCTTTAGCCATACACGAACAGTAGTTTTGTGTGTTGGCTGCTCCACTGTTCTTTGCCAGCCTACAGGAGGAAAAGCAAGGCTTACAGAAGGATGA